From the Cohaesibacter sp. ES.047 genome, one window contains:
- the arsC gene encoding arsenate reductase (glutaredoxin) (This arsenate reductase requires both glutathione and glutaredoxin to convert arsenate to arsenite, after which the efflux transporter formed by ArsA and ArsB can extrude the arsenite from the cell, providing resistance.) — protein sequence MGMTIYHNPACGTSRNTLEMIRKAGIEPTIVEYLETPPSRDELIALIDAMPISTRELLRKKGTPYDALGLENPDLTDEQLIDAMMAHPILINRPIVVSEKGTNLCRPSEKVMELLPVDIGRFTKEDGEIVSSGKDD from the coding sequence ATGGGTATGACCATCTATCACAATCCGGCCTGCGGCACTTCGCGCAACACGCTGGAAATGATCCGCAAGGCGGGCATCGAACCCACCATCGTTGAATATCTAGAGACACCTCCAAGCCGCGACGAATTGATCGCGCTGATCGACGCCATGCCAATCTCCACCCGTGAGTTGCTGCGCAAGAAGGGCACGCCCTATGACGCGCTTGGGCTGGAAAACCCGGACCTGACCGACGAACAGCTGATTGATGCCATGATGGCCCATCCAATCCTGATCAACCGCCCCATCGTTGTGAGTGAAAAGGGCACAAATCTTTGCCGCCCCTCCGAGAAGGTCATGGAGCTGCTACCAGTTGATATCGGACGCTTCACCAAGGAAGACGGCGAGATTGTCTCGTCCGGCAAGGACGACTGA
- the arsH gene encoding arsenical resistance protein ArsH, with amino-acid sequence MDFANIDQYGVVWTKDDHRADPAMLAPIDAASLCAQGDDGHKPRLLLLYGSLRKRSFSRLVAEESARLLTFMGAECRLFNPSGLPLPDDADASHPKVEELRLLSTWAEGMVWVSPERHGAMTGIMKAQIDWIPLSLGAVRPTQGKTLALMQVEGGSQSFNTVNQMRLLGRWMRMVTVPNQSSIAKVFTEFGDDDRINPSPYYNRMIDVCEELMKFTYMTRSRSDYLVDRYSERVETGQQLIDRVNLKKI; translated from the coding sequence ATGGACTTTGCCAATATCGATCAATATGGGGTTGTCTGGACCAAAGATGATCACCGCGCCGATCCCGCCATGCTTGCGCCGATTGACGCCGCCAGCCTATGTGCGCAAGGAGATGATGGCCACAAGCCAAGGCTGCTGCTGCTCTATGGCTCCTTGCGAAAGCGCTCATTCTCGCGCCTTGTGGCTGAAGAATCAGCCCGCCTGCTCACCTTCATGGGCGCGGAATGCAGACTGTTCAATCCCTCCGGCCTGCCACTGCCGGACGACGCGGATGCCAGCCATCCCAAGGTAGAGGAGTTGCGCCTGCTCAGCACTTGGGCCGAAGGAATGGTTTGGGTGTCCCCCGAACGTCACGGCGCCATGACCGGCATCATGAAAGCCCAAATCGACTGGATCCCGCTTTCGCTTGGTGCCGTGCGGCCCACGCAAGGCAAGACGCTCGCGCTGATGCAGGTGGAAGGTGGTTCACAGAGCTTCAACACCGTCAACCAGATGCGCCTTCTGGGCCGCTGGATGCGCATGGTGACCGTTCCGAACCAATCCTCGATCGCCAAGGTCTTCACCGAATTCGGCGATGATGATCGGATAAATCCATCTCCCTATTACAACCGTATGATTGATGTATGTGAGGAGCTGATGAAATTCACCTATATGACACGCAGTCGCTCGGACTATCTTGTCGATCGCTATTCAGAACGCGTCGAAACCGGCCAGCAGCTCATTGATCGGGTCAATTTGAAAAAGATCTAG